In Maridesulfovibrio sp., the genomic stretch TGCTGCCGATTAGGCTTATGCTTTTTTAACAGGAATGAAATAAACCCGGACTCCCTACACCGGGTTCCTTTAAGGAGTGTGTTTTATAATGAATTTTGATTACAGCAGTGCCAAAGTGCAACTGGAGAAAAAAGTAGCTGAACTGCGGGAAAAACCTTTTCTCCCTGAAGAACTTGTCAATTTAATATCTAATGTAGCTGCAATCCAGCTGGAAGCGCAGCAGCACTCTTCGCCAGAAATACCTCAAGACCTGGCCCCGGCAGACCAGAATATTCAGGGACGCCCCCTCCTTGAACGTGCAGATTTCACATATGATTACAAACAGGCCTGTGAGCTTATTCACCAATTGGCTGAACTGCTCGGTAAAGAAGAAGGCCCTATCTCCGAATCTACTGCCTTTATCACCGCAAGCATCAAATCCGGTGAACTTGATCTTAAACAGGCATTCAAAGCCTACCTTGAAACTGACGACGATTTTTTTCTCGGCTGGGCAGACAAAATGCCGGAAGCTCCGCGCACACTGAGCTTTCTTGTCCAGTCTGCACTGACTCCCTCCATTAAAACAGTCGCAGCGGCTCTGGCCGGTAAGCTTCCTGAAATCAAAGCCGACACCACCAAACGTCCAGATAGCGCTGAACTTGATTTCGAGTTGGAGCAACCCGCCCCGCGCAACCACGGCCACTGTCCCATATGCGGGTCCGTACCGTTCATGCACACCCTGCACCACAAACAGGGATTCCGCTACGCCAGCTGTTCATTCTGCCACACCGAGTACAGGGTGCGCAGGCTGGCATGTGCCTACTGTGATGAAAACCACGCTGACAAGCTCAAATTTTTCACCGTTGAGGAAGCACCAGGATACCGGGTGGATGTTTGCGATTCCTGTAAGACATACATGAAGACCACAGATTTTCGGGAAATTGCTAAAATATCTATCCCGGCATTGAATGACCTTGAATCTTTGCCGCTTGATTTTGTTGCTGTTAAAGAAGGATACAACCGGGGCACACTCTCCGTATGGGGATTCTAAAATGGTACTTACCGACAAGATAGGGCGCACAGTCAGCTATCTGCGGCTTAGCGTCACAGACCGCTGTAACCTGCGCTGCATGTACTGCGTTACTAAGGATTTCCAGTTCATTCCGCACCCGAACATCCTGCGCTATGAGGAAATGCTCAGGCTGGTGAATATCGCTGCAACAATGAATATCTCCAAGCTTCGGCTCACCGGGGGAGAACCCTTTGCCCGCAAAGGATTTATGAATTTCATCAGCACGGTTATGGATAAACACCCCCAGTTGGACCTGCGCATAACCACTAACGGAACACTCATTGAAGATCTGATCCCGGAACTCAAAAAAATCGGTGTCAGCAGGCTGAATATATCTCTGGATACTCTTGACCGCGAAACTTTCAAAGAAGTGACCGGGCGTGATCATCTAGATGATGTGCTGGCTACAATTTCTGCCTGTCTCTCAGCGGGAATCCGAATAAAAGTGAATGCTGTCGCCATGAAGGGTATTAATGACAAAGAGTTGGGTGATTTCATCCACTTTGCCAAGGAAAACCCCATTGATATGCGCTTCATTGAATTCATGCCCATGGGAGATGAAACCAAGTCCGACAATATGCTCTGGACAGCAGACGAAATTCTCGAACAATCCCGGGAGTTCGCTAGACTTATAAAAATTAAGGTCAGACCTGAGAATCATGGACCGGCCCGCATGTTCGCAATTGAAGGCGGTAAGGGCAGACTGGGACTTATATCACCGGTCAGTTCTCATTTTTGTGCTACCTGCAACAGGCTGCGCATAACTTCTGACGGCCAGTTACGCACCTGTCTTTTCTCAGACAAAACTTACGGTCTGCGTGATATCCTGAGGAATCCAGATCTTGGTGACGATGATTTGAAAAAAGTCATTGCCGAAGCCACCATGGACAAGCCACTGGGATACCATCTCTTAGAACAAAGATCAGGAAGTGAAGGCGTATGCGAAACACAGATGTCGGCCATAGGCGGGTAGTCCATTCCGGACCGGCTTCTACCATAAGCAGAAACGAACTGCTGCAGCGACTGACATCCTCCGAAGAGGAAGCCAGAAATTTTCTGCTGCACAAAGCTATGGGAGACCGCAAACCTTTCTGTCCCCGCTGCCGGGAGCACAAGCTGTACAACCTAAGCGGGAACCGCTACCGCTGCTCTTCATGCAAGTACACCTTTCAGGATTTCAGCGGGCGCTGGATCAACAATGGCGGCCTCTCCTGCCGCGAATGGGTGCGCCTTATCCAGATGTTTGCTGAAGATAACACAGCGCACGCTATCTCTCTGGATCTTGAACTATCATACAACGCCACCTACAAAGCCATTACCGCCCTGCGCTTCGCAATTCTTGCGCAGGCCATTGATGCGCAGCAGTTATTGAGTTCGGAAACCGGGCTGCATAAGCATCTAAAGAACAAAAAGCTGACCGGCGTTCCGTCCAAAAAATCCACCGGAGCAATCCCGGTATTCGGAATTATGGAAAAAAACGGGTGGGTGTTCATTGACTTGATGCAGAACATTACTGCGGAATCAGTCTTTCATTTCAACCACAACTTTCATCTCAAACTGGTCAGGCACGGCTCTATAATTCACACTGACCGCTACCAGAAGTACGATTCGCTTATTCTCTGCGGGGAGGATTCACTTCCGCTGGATTATATCCGCAAATACCCGGACGTAACTCCGCATATTGAGACCTCAGGTGGTGAGTTCTGGCAATTCGCCCGCCAGCGTTTCAAACGATACAAAGGCATATCCCCGCACCGCTTTCCATTATATTTGAAAGAGCTGGAATTCAGGTTTAACAACCGGAAAAAAGATATATTTGATATTTTGACAGGATATATCTGCAAGATTGTTCCAGATGTTGATTAGGGATTAGTATCAATATTGGGTAAATTAAAACTCCCCCGGTTGCGCGAGCAGGCGGGGGAGCTTTTTTGGATAACGACTATTATCTAAAATGTGATCTAATATTGTTTAACCATAAAACGCTGCATAACATCGATAAGCGCATGAACTATAAAAAAAGTTGGAAGATCTTACCCGGCGATAACCTTATCCTTGCCCTGCATTTTGGACTCGTACATAGCCTTATCTGCCCTTTGTGCTAGTGAATCAAGCGAATCACCATTTTCGAACTCAGCTACACCGCAACTTACGGTAACACAGATCGTTTCAGTTTCGGTGGAACCAAGGCTGCATTTGTGGCTGCTACAAACAGAAGAGCGGATATTTTCAGCTACACTAAGTGCAGCTCCAGCCTCGCCGTCTACCAGCACAATAAATTCATCCCCGCCCCAGCGAGCACAGAAATCATTATCACGAATAGCACTGCTGATTGTGGAAGAAATTTCTTTAATAATGGAGTCACCTTTTACGTGACCGCATGAGTCGTTAATTTGCTTGAAGTCGTCAATATCAAGCAGGATAAGTGAAAACTTTGTTCCGTTGCGCTGGAAAAGAAGCATAGCATCATCGAAATGACGCTCAAACGTCCGCCTGTTAGCAATTCCTGTCAGCGTATCTGTTCCAGCCTGTCTTTCCAAGCGCAATTGAAAATGATTGATTGTCAAAACAGTTAAAATAATAACAAGCAGAGTTGCCCCACCACCGGCTATTAAAGTACGGACAAGGTTGTCACGAGCGGCTGCAAGTGCCTTTTCTTCACTCTGTTGTACGACCAGAACCCATTCAAATTCTGGTATATAACGGGTCGTCAGGTATTCTTTTTCGCCATTTCGTGAAAAATTAAAAATTTCCGGTTCACTGTTCGGGACCAGTATTTGCCCAGCGATATCTTTTAATCCGGGTACGTATTTGATATTTACATTTTCAATCAGATCTACTTTACTATGAACCTGCACAACCCCGAAAAGATCAACAAGGTATATTTCCTTGGAATATTTTTTTGAAAAACTGGCCAGAAGTTTAGCAACCTTGTCCATATTCAGGCCGACACCGGTAACACCAAGCAGCTTTCCATTCCGGTCTTTAACCCGATGGTTAATAAAAATTGTCAGAAAATTATCTGCGGCTTCGTTAGTATCAACATCAAGAGCATACTTCTCATCAGACTCTATGAAATCATAAAACCATGCATCATGCTCGTCCTGCCTGGAAACTTTCTTCAGTACACCATCCGGAATGTAATAATTTCCAGTTTGGGTGGAAACAAAAAAGGCACTGAAAAATCCGTACTTATCTTTAATTTCAGCTAAATATCTTTTGATCGCTTTTATATCCGGTTCTTCTTCACTGGCCCAATCTTGAAGGAAAGTATCATTTGCCATTAGGGATGAAACAAATATAGGGCGCATGAGCCCGGATTGAATTTCGGAATATATGTTATCGCGGGTCAGGGGTAAGGCGGAAGAAACAATATCTTCTTGAATTTTCTGCCGTGAAACATTGTAGTTCAGCAGACTCAACAACACAAAAGTACCGGCAAGAATAGCTGTTACCGCCATTATCAATTTCATACGTATAGACATCTTCACCCCACCACATAAAAAAACAGAAACCAACAAGGATCCCGTTTTTAAATTAATCTTGTCTAAGTGGAACCTTAAAACAGGCTCCCCTGCCCACCGGAAGCAACTTTTCGGAGATGCTGGTAGGCACGGGCAGTAGCAACACGCCCGCGCGGGGTGCGCTTCATGAAACCGCACTGAATCAGATACGGCTCATAAATTTCTTCAATAGTGCGAACTTCTTCAGAGCATGCCACGGCAATAGTTTTAACACCTACTGGCCCGCCTCCGAACTGGTCTATAAGAATACTCAGGATTTTGCGGTCCATGTAATCAAGACCCAGAGGATCGACGTCCAACTTATTCAAAGCCATATCAGCAAGCTCTCCGGTGACCACTCCGTCGCCGTGAACTGTGGCAAAATCGCGCACGCGGCGCAGCAAGCGGTTAGCGATACGCGGAGTCCCGCGGGAACGCTTACCAATAATAAGCGCTCCTTCGTCGGTCACTTTAAGATCAAAAATTCTGGCAGCGCGGGTGACAATAAGGG encodes the following:
- a CDS encoding sensor domain-containing diguanylate cyclase: MSIRMKLIMAVTAILAGTFVLLSLLNYNVSRQKIQEDIVSSALPLTRDNIYSEIQSGLMRPIFVSSLMANDTFLQDWASEEEPDIKAIKRYLAEIKDKYGFFSAFFVSTQTGNYYIPDGVLKKVSRQDEHDAWFYDFIESDEKYALDVDTNEAADNFLTIFINHRVKDRNGKLLGVTGVGLNMDKVAKLLASFSKKYSKEIYLVDLFGVVQVHSKVDLIENVNIKYVPGLKDIAGQILVPNSEPEIFNFSRNGEKEYLTTRYIPEFEWVLVVQQSEEKALAAARDNLVRTLIAGGGATLLVIILTVLTINHFQLRLERQAGTDTLTGIANRRTFERHFDDAMLLFQRNGTKFSLILLDIDDFKQINDSCGHVKGDSIIKEISSTISSAIRDNDFCARWGGDEFIVLVDGEAGAALSVAENIRSSVCSSHKCSLGSTETETICVTVSCGVAEFENGDSLDSLAQRADKAMYESKMQGKDKVIAG
- the moaA gene encoding GTP 3',8-cyclase MoaA, with the protein product MVLTDKIGRTVSYLRLSVTDRCNLRCMYCVTKDFQFIPHPNILRYEEMLRLVNIAATMNISKLRLTGGEPFARKGFMNFISTVMDKHPQLDLRITTNGTLIEDLIPELKKIGVSRLNISLDTLDRETFKEVTGRDHLDDVLATISACLSAGIRIKVNAVAMKGINDKELGDFIHFAKENPIDMRFIEFMPMGDETKSDNMLWTADEILEQSREFARLIKIKVRPENHGPARMFAIEGGKGRLGLISPVSSHFCATCNRLRITSDGQLRTCLFSDKTYGLRDILRNPDLGDDDLKKVIAEATMDKPLGYHLLEQRSGSEGVCETQMSAIGG
- a CDS encoding transposase; the protein is MRNTDVGHRRVVHSGPASTISRNELLQRLTSSEEEARNFLLHKAMGDRKPFCPRCREHKLYNLSGNRYRCSSCKYTFQDFSGRWINNGGLSCREWVRLIQMFAEDNTAHAISLDLELSYNATYKAITALRFAILAQAIDAQQLLSSETGLHKHLKNKKLTGVPSKKSTGAIPVFGIMEKNGWVFIDLMQNITAESVFHFNHNFHLKLVRHGSIIHTDRYQKYDSLILCGEDSLPLDYIRKYPDVTPHIETSGGEFWQFARQRFKRYKGISPHRFPLYLKELEFRFNNRKKDIFDILTGYICKIVPDVD
- a CDS encoding formate dehydrogenase accessory protein FdhE, translated to MNFDYSSAKVQLEKKVAELREKPFLPEELVNLISNVAAIQLEAQQHSSPEIPQDLAPADQNIQGRPLLERADFTYDYKQACELIHQLAELLGKEEGPISESTAFITASIKSGELDLKQAFKAYLETDDDFFLGWADKMPEAPRTLSFLVQSALTPSIKTVAAALAGKLPEIKADTTKRPDSAELDFELEQPAPRNHGHCPICGSVPFMHTLHHKQGFRYASCSFCHTEYRVRRLACAYCDENHADKLKFFTVEEAPGYRVDVCDSCKTYMKTTDFREIAKISIPALNDLESLPLDFVAVKEGYNRGTLSVWGF